Proteins found in one Brevibacillus brevis genomic segment:
- a CDS encoding dihydrofolate reductase family protein, which produces MKRRIIVDLAVTLDGFIEGKNGEVDWCIMDFEMGFVDFLHEIDTILYGRKSYDLWGQFTPENEHTDTEKEIWSLVHSKEKYVFSKTQKGTDNKAIFINDNILEEVNLLKNKPGKDIWLYGGASLMTTFINLELVDEFRLSVHPVILGEGKPLFMDIKQRLNLTLVKTRTFSSGVVQLIYHWNGK; this is translated from the coding sequence ATGAAACGAAGAATCATAGTAGATTTAGCTGTTACTTTAGATGGGTTTATTGAAGGGAAAAATGGAGAAGTTGATTGGTGCATAATGGACTTTGAGATGGGGTTTGTGGATTTCTTACATGAAATAGACACGATTCTATACGGAAGAAAAAGTTATGATTTATGGGGGCAATTTACGCCGGAAAATGAACATACAGATACTGAAAAAGAGATTTGGTCATTGGTTCATAGTAAAGAAAAATATGTGTTTTCCAAGACACAAAAAGGGACGGATAATAAAGCAATATTCATCAATGATAATATTCTTGAAGAAGTAAACCTACTAAAGAATAAGCCTGGGAAAGATATCTGGCTATATGGTGGAGCTAGTCTTATGACAACTTTTATCAATTTAGAACTTGTAGATGAATTTCGTTTATCTGTTCACCCTGTTATTTTAGGTGAAGGAAAACCGTTGTTTATGGATATAAAACAGAGGTTGAATCTAACGTTGGTGAAAACACGAACGTTCTCCTCTGGCGTTGTGCAACTCATTTATCATTGGAATGGGAAGTAA